The following coding sequences are from one Candidatus Peregrinibacteria bacterium window:
- a CDS encoding DUF1858 domain-containing protein: VEKYPQLADVFLDFGVHCVGCYVSSYETIEQGILGHGFSEEELDEFLKEINTIIRDPSFSLS, from the coding sequence TGTCGAAAAATATCCGCAGTTAGCAGATGTATTTTTAGATTTTGGAGTTCATTGTGTCGGATGTTACGTCTCTTCGTATGAAACCATTGAGCAGGGGATTCTCGGTCATGGATTTTCGGAAGAAGAACTCGATGAATTTTTGAAGGAAATCAATACTATTATCCGCGATCCAAGTTTCTCATTATCTTGA